The Microbacterium esteraromaticum genome contains the following window.
CGACTACGCCTTTCTGAACCTCGCCGATGAGACCGCCGCGATCGACTGGCCGATCCCGCTCGACCAGGTCGAGATCTCTCCCAAAGACAAGAACCACCCGCGTCTGCAGGATGTCACCCCGATCACCCCGCGCAAGATCTTGATCACCGGCGCCGACGGCCAGGTCGGTCGGGCACTGCGTGCAGAGTTCGGTGACGCCGCGCACATCGAGTACGCCGGTCGTGAGCAGCTGGACCTCACCGAACCCGAGCTCGGTACGGCACGCCGGTGGCGCGACTACGGGGCCATCATCAACGCGGCCGCCTATACCGCCGTCGACCACGCCGAGACAACTGAGGGGCGCGTAGCGGCCTGGCAGATCAATGCGGCAGCATCCGCTCGCCTCGCCGCGATCGCGACCGAGTTCGCGCTCACCCTCGTGCACATCTCTAGCGACTACGTCTTCGACGGCAGCGCCGCAGGCGCGTACGACGAAGACGCGGCGTTCGCGCCGCTCGGCGTCTACGGACAGAGCAAGGCTGCCGGCGACCTCGCGGCAGCCACCGCACCCCGGCACTACATCGTGCGCACCTCGTGGGTCATCGGCGATGGCGGCAACTTCGTGCGCACCATGGCGTCACTGGCCGAACGCGGCATCGACCCCAAGGTTGTGAACGACCAGACCGGGCGACTCACCTTCGCCGACGACATCGCCCGCGGCATCCGCCACCTGCTCGGCACGGCGGCGCCGCACGGCACGTACAACCTCACGAGCAGCGGCGAACCACAGACCTGGGCCGACGTCGCCCGCGACGTCTACCACCTCGTCGGTGCTGACCCGGCGCGCGTGAGCCCGGTCAGCACCGACGAGTACTACGCCGACGCCACCGGTCCGATCTCGCCCCGACCGCGCAACAGCGTGCTCGACCTCCGCAAGATCGAGGCGACCGGCTTCGTGCCCACAGACAGCGCGAGCCGACTCGCCGAGTTTCTGCGCTGACGCTCAGCGGCCGGTCAGCAGGTGTCGCTGTGGTCCTTCGACGCGGGCGATCGCGATCTTCACCTCGACGAGCTCATCACTCATGCGGTCCATGCGTCCGCTGAGTTCGGCACCCATGCGGTCCATGCGCCCGTTGAGTTCGGCACCCATGCGGTCCATGCGCCCGTTGAGTTCTGCGCCCGTGCGGTCCATGCGCCCGTTGAGTTCGGTGCCCATGCGGTCAATGCAGTGAATCATCCAGCCGAAGCCGCCGGCAAGGGCAAGCAACAGAGATACGATTCCAATGAGGATCGTGATCGTTTCGGCGGACATGTACATACCTCCATTGTGCCTGAGGATTCACCCGATCCGAAGGCGAACCCAAGGCTAGTGAGAGCGTCGGCCGCACAACGCGCGAATCTCGATGACTGTGGACGACTCGGCCCAGGTGGAGCACTGTGCAGAGCGAGTCGACATGCCGGTGGGTAGGCTCGTCCCGTGCGTATTCTTCTCGCCGGTGGCGCCGGCTACATCGGATCCCACGTCGCTCTTGTGCTACTTGAGGCTGGTCACGACGTGCTCGTCGTCGACGACTACTCGAACAGCTCTCGTGCCGCGATCGACCGGGTGGAGAACCTCACCGACCGTGCGATCGATCTCATCGAGTGCGACCTCGCTGATCTTTCCGCGTCGCGTGCGGCACTGCGCGGGCAGTCGTTCGACGCCGTCATCCACCTCGCCGGGCTGAAGGCCGTCGGCGAGTCGGTCGCCGAGCCGGCACGCTACTACCGCACCAACCTCACCGCCACGCTGAACCTGCTCGACATCATGGCCGAGCACGGGGCGAACAAGCTCGTCTTCAGCTCGTCGGCCACCGTGTACGCCCCCGCCGCCGAGGGCGTCGAGAACCTCGATGAGGGGCAGCCGGCCGGCCACGGCATCACCAACCCGTACGGGTGGACCAAGGCGATGAACGAGCAGATCATCCGCGACATCCAGGTCGGTCGTCCCGAGCTGCAGGCCGTGCTGCTGCGCTACTTCAACCCGGTCGGCGCACATCCGTCGGGACGCATCGGCGAAGACCCCGCGGGCATCCCGAACAACCTGATGCCCTTCGTCGCACAGGTCGCGATCGGGCGACGCGAGCACCTCGCCGTCTTCGGTGACCAGTATCCGACGCACGACGGCACCGGCGTGCGCGACTACATTCACGTCATGGACCTGGCCGATGGGCACCTCGCCGCCCTCGACCACCTGCGTCCCGGCGTCGAGACCTACAACCTCGGCACAGGTATCGGACAGAGCGTGTTCGACGTAGTGCGTGCCTTCTCTGATGCCAGTGGCCGCGACATCCCGTACCAGGTCGTCGCCCCGCGGCCGGGCGACGTCGCCCGCGCGGTCGCCGATCCGTCCAAGGCCAATCGTGACCTGAAGTGGAAGGCGAAGCGCTCGTTCGCCGACGCCTGCCGCGACTCGTGGACCTGGCAGTCGCAGAACCCGGGCGGCTACGCAGCAGACTGAGCTTCTGCGTCCGCACCCTCGGCAAGAGAAACGGCGAGTTCGGCGCGGCACAGCCGACGCAGTACGGCGAGTGCCGGCTGATGCGGCCCCGACATCGCGGCGAACGGTCGCACGGCGGCGACACCCGCGACGGTAGGGTACACGCGGCCGCGCTCTCGGCGCGCTAGGCCTGCGCCCTCCAGCCAATCGAGCCTGCGAGCGAAGCGGACGCCGCGCAGCGGACCCGAGAGCGCAGCGGCGATCAACAGCGACTCCGTGGTGGTTGGCTC
Protein-coding sequences here:
- a CDS encoding bifunctional dTDP-4-dehydrorhamnose 3,5-epimerase family protein/NAD(P)-dependent oxidoreductase; the encoded protein is MVITETTIPGLVLVDLPLHGDTRGWFKENWQREKMIAAGLPDFGPVQNNISFNDAVGTTRGVHAEPWDKFVSLATGRIFGAWVDLRDGPTFGAVFTAELDPSRAIFVPRGVGNAYQTLEPGTAYTYLVNDHWSAENTDYAFLNLADETAAIDWPIPLDQVEISPKDKNHPRLQDVTPITPRKILITGADGQVGRALRAEFGDAAHIEYAGREQLDLTEPELGTARRWRDYGAIINAAAYTAVDHAETTEGRVAAWQINAAASARLAAIATEFALTLVHISSDYVFDGSAAGAYDEDAAFAPLGVYGQSKAAGDLAAATAPRHYIVRTSWVIGDGGNFVRTMASLAERGIDPKVVNDQTGRLTFADDIARGIRHLLGTAAPHGTYNLTSSGEPQTWADVARDVYHLVGADPARVSPVSTDEYYADATGPISPRPRNSVLDLRKIEATGFVPTDSASRLAEFLR
- a CDS encoding response regulator gives rise to the protein MYMSAETITILIGIVSLLLALAGGFGWMIHCIDRMGTELNGRMDRTGAELNGRMDRMGAELNGRMDRMGAELSGRMDRMSDELVEVKIAIARVEGPQRHLLTGR
- the galE gene encoding UDP-glucose 4-epimerase GalE, whose translation is MRILLAGGAGYIGSHVALVLLEAGHDVLVVDDYSNSSRAAIDRVENLTDRAIDLIECDLADLSASRAALRGQSFDAVIHLAGLKAVGESVAEPARYYRTNLTATLNLLDIMAEHGANKLVFSSSATVYAPAAEGVENLDEGQPAGHGITNPYGWTKAMNEQIIRDIQVGRPELQAVLLRYFNPVGAHPSGRIGEDPAGIPNNLMPFVAQVAIGRREHLAVFGDQYPTHDGTGVRDYIHVMDLADGHLAALDHLRPGVETYNLGTGIGQSVFDVVRAFSDASGRDIPYQVVAPRPGDVARAVADPSKANRDLKWKAKRSFADACRDSWTWQSQNPGGYAAD